In one window of Nicotiana tabacum cultivar K326 chromosome 12, ASM71507v2, whole genome shotgun sequence DNA:
- the LOC142167363 gene encoding uncharacterized protein LOC142167363 — MHVGSISEALAGISAGIRTGYLNRAMIDMGATYKYLASTQVERLGLVLGKGGGHIKAINSQPQLVGGISKEVPVKLGIYEGKFNLRVVSIDDFELIVELEFLRQTNTMPVPYADMLLMVGANGAKRCTIPCMPTKMAAENIPALQLKRGVKRHEPTFLATICIKDIECSSGPIPAPVNELLLEFEDTMPQDLPKRLPPRRTVDYEIELVPGAKPFARAPYRIHNPNSPSFKDN; from the coding sequence ATGCATGTTGGCTCTATTTCTGAAGCCTTAGCGGGAATCAGTGCTGGTATCCGCACTGGTTACCTCAATCGGGCGATGATAGACATGGGTGCTACCTACAagtacttagcctcgactcaggttgAGCGCCTTGGTCTAGTTTTAGGAAAAGGCGGAGGTCAtatcaaggctatcaactcacagCCTCAACTAGTGGGTGGAATATccaaagaagtaccagtgaagcttggcATTTATGAAGGAAAATTCAACTTGCGCGTGGTGAgcatagatgacttcgagttgatagttgAGTTGGAATTCCTGAGACAAACCAACACCATGCCCGTACCGTATGCCGACATGCTACTGATGGTGGGAGCAAATGGGGCCAAGCGCTGCACTATCCCGTGCATGCCCACAAAGATGGCCGCTGAGAACATCCCAGCTTTGCAGTTGAAAAGGGGGGTCAAAAGACATGAACCTACATTCCTGGCTACCATCTGTATTAAAGATATAGAATGttcctcgggtcccattcctgcacccgtgaaTGAGCTGCTACTGGAGTTTGAAGACACCATGCCACAGGACCTGCCAAAGAGACTCCCGCCTAGGCGCACTGTGGACTATGAAATTGAGTTGGTACCGGGTGCGAAACCATTTGCCCGAGCGCCTTACAGAAttcacaacccgaactcaccgagcttcAAAGACAATTGA